One genomic segment of Myxococcota bacterium includes these proteins:
- a CDS encoding ATP-binding protein, with protein MPHSRNERELHPTVLERLLDVSDAPPGLPSLQAAIQGLTETLGMSCAFAAEIEPDDPGRARTLVFWQAGAFQSNFTYELAGTPCEHVYQNEICIVRSGVQAAYPKDPWLVEVGAESYLGICFANAAGATIGHLGVVHDRPIEEGIERRSLFRLFAALVGAEMKARDAENQRVAAERRMLEGHRLESLGLLAGGIAHDFNNLLVGITGNASLALLEAPLGSPVRRYLEEIDTTAARAAELAKQMLAYSGKGHFLVTEVDLNAVVEEMMQLLDVSIARTARVRFDLALNLPLVRVDVTQIRQLLMNLVLNAAEAIDKPGGTITVSTGVARLDRDTIDGAMVGRERPAGEYVSLDVSDSGRGIRPEVQQRIFDPFYTDKPHGRGLGLAAVQGIVSGHEGVLTMESEPGRGTTFRFQLPAGRRGEVADLPKPAPPRDSQGLRVLVIDDDVTVRDATARMLKHLGCVVTVAEDGPRGLEVYRARSADLDLVLLDMTMPGMSGREVFREIRAIGGRARVVLMSGYDEDEATGSFAGDELAGFLPKPFDTQALARKLEAMKSGRSDDDPDRRGFRAVR; from the coding sequence ATGCCGCACTCCCGGAACGAGCGAGAACTCCACCCCACGGTGCTCGAGCGGCTGCTCGATGTCAGCGACGCACCGCCCGGCCTCCCGAGCTTGCAGGCGGCCATCCAGGGGCTCACCGAAACCCTGGGGATGAGCTGCGCTTTCGCCGCCGAAATCGAACCGGACGACCCGGGACGCGCACGCACGTTGGTCTTCTGGCAGGCCGGCGCGTTCCAGTCGAACTTCACCTACGAACTCGCTGGCACGCCTTGCGAGCACGTCTACCAGAACGAGATCTGCATCGTGCGGTCCGGCGTGCAGGCGGCCTATCCGAAAGACCCTTGGTTGGTCGAGGTGGGTGCCGAGTCGTACCTCGGAATCTGCTTTGCGAACGCAGCGGGAGCGACGATCGGGCACCTCGGCGTCGTCCACGATCGCCCGATCGAAGAAGGCATCGAGCGTCGCTCGCTGTTTCGCCTGTTTGCGGCGCTGGTGGGCGCGGAGATGAAGGCGCGCGACGCCGAGAACCAGCGGGTGGCCGCAGAGCGGCGCATGCTCGAAGGGCACCGGCTCGAGAGCCTCGGACTCCTGGCGGGAGGCATCGCCCACGACTTCAACAACCTGCTCGTGGGGATCACGGGCAACGCGAGCCTCGCGCTCCTCGAAGCGCCGCTGGGCTCGCCGGTGCGTCGCTACCTCGAGGAGATCGACACGACGGCCGCGCGCGCGGCCGAGCTCGCGAAGCAGATGCTCGCGTACTCCGGGAAGGGGCATTTCCTGGTGACCGAGGTCGATCTGAATGCGGTCGTCGAAGAGATGATGCAGCTGCTGGACGTGTCGATCGCGCGCACCGCGCGGGTGCGCTTCGACCTCGCGTTGAACCTGCCGCTGGTGCGGGTGGACGTCACCCAGATCCGTCAGCTGTTGATGAACCTGGTGCTCAACGCGGCCGAGGCGATCGACAAGCCGGGCGGGACGATCACCGTATCGACCGGGGTGGCCCGTCTCGATCGCGACACGATCGACGGTGCCATGGTCGGGCGCGAGCGGCCGGCCGGGGAGTACGTGAGCCTCGACGTCTCCGACTCGGGCCGCGGAATCCGGCCGGAAGTGCAGCAGAGGATCTTCGACCCCTTCTACACCGACAAGCCGCACGGGCGCGGGCTGGGCCTGGCGGCGGTGCAGGGCATCGTCAGCGGCCACGAAGGGGTGCTCACGATGGAGAGCGAACCCGGCCGCGGCACGACCTTCCGGTTTCAGTTGCCCGCCGGACGGCGCGGTGAGGTGGCCGACCTGCCGAAGCCCGCACCGCCGCGCGATAGCCAGGGCCTGCGCGTGCTGGTGATCGACGACGACGTCACCGTACGCGACGCCACCGCACGCATGCTGAAGCACCTGGGTTGCGTGGTGACCGTGGCGGAAGACGGGCCGCGCGGGCTCGAGGTGTACCGCGCGCGGAGCGCTGACCTCGACCTGGTACTCCTCGACATGACGATGCCCGGGATGAGTGGGCGTGAGGTATTCCGCGAGATCCGGGCGATCGGCGGCCGGGCGCGTGTCGTGCTGATGAGTGGGTACGACGAGGACGAAGCCACCGGCTCCTTTGCGGGCGACGAGCTCGCCGGCTTCCTTCCGAAGCCCTTCGACACCCAGGCCCTGGCCCGCAAGCTCGAAGCGATGAAGTCGGGCCGATCCGACGACGACCCCGATCGCCGGGGTTTCCGGGCAGTGCGGTAG
- a CDS encoding pyridoxamine 5'-phosphate oxidase family protein, with the protein MAEAIDNYERVSIYPLDPTTREALLTEHKECSFAWTTRDGWPVAVIMSYVWHEERFWLTAGGHRHRISAVRRDPRVCITVTSTGTSLGPGKSITVKGRCILHEDAETKAWFYPRFSRHLEDNERRASAFEERLDSPLRVVLEVVPEKWITYDGVKMARDAAGKLDASERGPALSADEERLTRELARRRTD; encoded by the coding sequence ATGGCGGAAGCGATCGACAACTACGAGCGCGTATCCATCTATCCGTTGGACCCGACGACGCGCGAGGCACTGCTCACCGAGCACAAGGAGTGCTCCTTCGCCTGGACCACGCGTGACGGCTGGCCCGTCGCGGTGATCATGTCCTACGTCTGGCACGAAGAGCGCTTCTGGTTGACGGCGGGAGGGCACCGCCACCGCATCTCGGCCGTGCGGCGCGACCCGCGCGTGTGCATCACCGTGACGAGCACCGGCACCTCCCTCGGCCCCGGCAAGAGCATCACGGTCAAGGGTCGCTGCATCCTCCACGAGGACGCGGAGACGAAAGCGTGGTTCTACCCGCGGTTCTCGCGCCACCTCGAGGACAACGAGCGCCGCGCGAGCGCTTTCGAGGAGCGTCTCGATTCACCGCTGCGCGTCGTGCTCGAGGTGGTGCCCGAGAAGTGGATCACCTACGACGGTGTGAAGATGGCGCGGGACGCGGCGGGAAAGCTCGACGCGTCCGAGCGCGGGCCTGCGCTCTCCGCCGACGAGGAGCGGCTCACGCGCGAGCTCGCACGACGCCGCACGGATTGA